Proteins found in one Lycium ferocissimum isolate CSIRO_LF1 chromosome 6, AGI_CSIRO_Lferr_CH_V1, whole genome shotgun sequence genomic segment:
- the LOC132059839 gene encoding probable methyltransferase PMT5 isoform X3, whose translation MKSPLLNKLSKKFGSRQSFNWLLLCLVSVLVVIALLGSSSSAFNSVTSSVKSDIYTNYRKLKEQARSDYLELKSLSVGENQIKEVGLCGKERENYVPCYNLSANILAGFKDGEELDRHCELSREDQHCLIRPPKDYKIPLSWPAGRDVIWSGNVKLTKDQFLSSGSIMKRLMLLEENQIAFHSQDGMMVDDVKDYSHQIAEMIGLGSDTEFRQAGVRTVLDIGCGFGSFGAHLLSLNLMALCVAAYGSSGSQVQVALERGLPAVIGNFFSKQLPFPSLSYDMVHCAQCGIIWDSKDGLFLIEIDRVLKPGGYFVLTSPTTQQQGSSISAKKGSMSTPLEEFTKKLCWSLLEQQEETFIWQKTVDSQCYTSGKKGTIPICRGQDMQLYYQPLAHCISGTGSDRWVPIHSRSDSMNSTELKVHGKFI comes from the exons ATGAAAAGCCCTTTGCTTAACAAATTATCAAAAAAGTTCGGGTCTAGACAGTCATTCAACTGGTTACTCTTATGTCTTGTTAGTGTCTTGGTGGTGATTGCATTGCTAGGATCATCTTCAAGTGCCTTTAACTCGGTCACTTCCTCTGTGAAGTCAGATATTTATACAAATTATAGAAAGCTAAAGGAGCAAGCAAGAAGCGATTATTTAGAGCTAAAAAGCCTTTCCGTGGGCGAAAATCAGATAAAGGAAGTTGGTCTTTGTGgtaaggaaagagaaaattaTGTGCCTTGCTATAATCTGTCTGCAAATATTCTAGCTGGGTTTAAAGATGGGGAGGAGTTAGATCGGCATTGTGAATTATCACGAGAAGATCAACATTGTCTGATTCGTCCTCCTAAGGACTATAAGATTCCTTTGTCTTGGCCAGCAGGCAGAGATGTTATATGGAGTGGAAATGTGAAGCTAACCAAAGATCAGTTCCTTTCTTCTGGAAGCATTATGAAACg GCTAATGTTACTAGAAGAGAATCAAATTGCTTTCCATTCTCAAGATGGGATGATGgttgatgatgtcaaagattaCTCTCACCAAATCGCAGAGATGATTGGGCTGGGAAGTGATACAGAATTCCGTCAAGCTGGT GTGCGTACTGTACTAGATATTGGTTGTGGCTTTGGTAGCTTCGGTGCCCACCTACTCTCGTTGAACTTGATGGCTCTTTGTGTGGCAGCTTATGGGTCATCTGGTAGCCAAGTTCAGGTAGCACTCGAGAGAGGACTTCCTGCAGTCATCGGAAACTTTTTTTCGAAACAGCTACCATTTCCATCATTGTCTTATGACATGGTTCATTGTGCTCAGTGTGGAATCATTTGGGACAGCAAAG ATGGGCTGTTTCTTATTGAAATTGACCGTGTACTCAAGCCTGGAGGTTATTTTGTTTTAACCTCACCCACAACCCAGCAGCAGGGTAGTTCTATTAGTGCAAAGAAGGGAAGCATGTCTACTCCTTTGGAAGAGTTCACTAAGAAGCTCTGTTGGTCTCTATTGGAACAGCAAGAAGAAACTTTCATCTGGCAGAAGACAGTTGATTCCCAGTGCTATACATCTGG CAAGAAGGGTACTATACCAATTTGCAGAGGACAGGATATGCAACTGTACTACCAGCCACTTGCACATTGTATATCTGGAACAGGCAGTGACCGATGGGTCCCAATTCATAGCAGATCTGATTCTATGAACTCAACTGAGCTCAAAGTTCATGGCAAGTTTATTTGA
- the LOC132059839 gene encoding probable methyltransferase PMT4 isoform X2: MLLEENQIAFHSQDGMMVDDVKDYSHQIAEMIGLGSDTEFRQAGVRTVLDIGCGFGSFGAHLLSLNLMALCVAAYGSSGSQVQVALERGLPAVIGNFFSKQLPFPSLSYDMVHCAQCGIIWDSKDGLFLIEIDRVLKPGGYFVLTSPTTQQQGSSISAKKGSMSTPLEEFTKKLCWSLLEQQEETFIWQKTVDSQCYTSGKKGTIPICRGQDMQLYYQPLAHCISGTGSDRWVPIHSRSDSMNSTELKVHGVHPDNFFEDSEFWKSTVRNYWSLLSPLIFSDHPKRPGDDDPLPPYNMVRNVLDMNAHYGGLNAALLEARKSVWVMNVVPLGVHNTLPLILDRGFAGVLHNWCEPFPTYPRTYDLLHGNGLLSHLASQGCSIIEVLFDMDRILRPEGWIILSDKLGPIEKVRMLATQLRWEARVIDLQDGSDQRLLACQKLFVRK; this comes from the exons ATGTTACTAGAAGAGAATCAAATTGCTTTCCATTCTCAAGATGGGATGATGgttgatgatgtcaaagattaCTCTCACCAAATCGCAGAGATGATTGGGCTGGGAAGTGATACAGAATTCCGTCAAGCTGGT GTGCGTACTGTACTAGATATTGGTTGTGGCTTTGGTAGCTTCGGTGCCCACCTACTCTCGTTGAACTTGATGGCTCTTTGTGTGGCAGCTTATGGGTCATCTGGTAGCCAAGTTCAGGTAGCACTCGAGAGAGGACTTCCTGCAGTCATCGGAAACTTTTTTTCGAAACAGCTACCATTTCCATCATTGTCTTATGACATGGTTCATTGTGCTCAGTGTGGAATCATTTGGGACAGCAAAG ATGGGCTGTTTCTTATTGAAATTGACCGTGTACTCAAGCCTGGAGGTTATTTTGTTTTAACCTCACCCACAACCCAGCAGCAGGGTAGTTCTATTAGTGCAAAGAAGGGAAGCATGTCTACTCCTTTGGAAGAGTTCACTAAGAAGCTCTGTTGGTCTCTATTGGAACAGCAAGAAGAAACTTTCATCTGGCAGAAGACAGTTGATTCCCAGTGCTATACATCTGG CAAGAAGGGTACTATACCAATTTGCAGAGGACAGGATATGCAACTGTACTACCAGCCACTTGCACATTGTATATCTGGAACAGGCAGTGACCGATGGGTCCCAATTCATAGCAGATCTGATTCTATGAACTCAACTGAGCTCAAAGTTCATG GAGTTCATCCCGACAATTTCTTTGAAGATTCAGAATTCTGGAAATCAACTGTGAGAAACTATTGGTCTTTGCTGTCACCCTTGATTTTCTCTGACCATCCAAAAAGGCCCGGTGATGACGATCCATTGCCTCCATATAATATGGTGCGGAATGTATTGGACATGAATGCTCATTATGGGGGTTTAAATGCCGCATTGTTGGAGGCAAGAAAATCAGTTTGGGTGATGAATGTTGTGCCTCTTGGGGTGCATAATACACTTCCCCTCATACTTGATCGAGGCTTTGCTGGCGTTCTGCATAACTG GTGTGAACCCTTTCCTACATATCCACGAACATATGATTTGCTCCATGGTAATGGACTTCTGTCACACCTTGCTTCACAAGGATGCAGTATAATTGAAGTACTTTTTGATATGGATCGTATCTTACGGCCTGAG GGATGGATTATTCTGTCTGATAAATTGGGCCCTATAGAGAAAGTGAGGATGTTAGCCACACAACTCCGCTGGGAAGCCAGGGTGATTGACCTCCAGGATGGAAGTGACCAGCGGTTACTCGCATGCCAAaaattatttgtgagaaagtgA
- the LOC132059839 gene encoding probable methyltransferase PMT5 isoform X1 has translation MKSPLLNKLSKKFGSRQSFNWLLLCLVSVLVVIALLGSSSSAFNSVTSSVKSDIYTNYRKLKEQARSDYLELKSLSVGENQIKEVGLCGKERENYVPCYNLSANILAGFKDGEELDRHCELSREDQHCLIRPPKDYKIPLSWPAGRDVIWSGNVKLTKDQFLSSGSIMKRLMLLEENQIAFHSQDGMMVDDVKDYSHQIAEMIGLGSDTEFRQAGVRTVLDIGCGFGSFGAHLLSLNLMALCVAAYGSSGSQVQVALERGLPAVIGNFFSKQLPFPSLSYDMVHCAQCGIIWDSKDGLFLIEIDRVLKPGGYFVLTSPTTQQQGSSISAKKGSMSTPLEEFTKKLCWSLLEQQEETFIWQKTVDSQCYTSGKKGTIPICRGQDMQLYYQPLAHCISGTGSDRWVPIHSRSDSMNSTELKVHGVHPDNFFEDSEFWKSTVRNYWSLLSPLIFSDHPKRPGDDDPLPPYNMVRNVLDMNAHYGGLNAALLEARKSVWVMNVVPLGVHNTLPLILDRGFAGVLHNWCEPFPTYPRTYDLLHGNGLLSHLASQGCSIIEVLFDMDRILRPEGWIILSDKLGPIEKVRMLATQLRWEARVIDLQDGSDQRLLACQKLFVRK, from the exons ATGAAAAGCCCTTTGCTTAACAAATTATCAAAAAAGTTCGGGTCTAGACAGTCATTCAACTGGTTACTCTTATGTCTTGTTAGTGTCTTGGTGGTGATTGCATTGCTAGGATCATCTTCAAGTGCCTTTAACTCGGTCACTTCCTCTGTGAAGTCAGATATTTATACAAATTATAGAAAGCTAAAGGAGCAAGCAAGAAGCGATTATTTAGAGCTAAAAAGCCTTTCCGTGGGCGAAAATCAGATAAAGGAAGTTGGTCTTTGTGgtaaggaaagagaaaattaTGTGCCTTGCTATAATCTGTCTGCAAATATTCTAGCTGGGTTTAAAGATGGGGAGGAGTTAGATCGGCATTGTGAATTATCACGAGAAGATCAACATTGTCTGATTCGTCCTCCTAAGGACTATAAGATTCCTTTGTCTTGGCCAGCAGGCAGAGATGTTATATGGAGTGGAAATGTGAAGCTAACCAAAGATCAGTTCCTTTCTTCTGGAAGCATTATGAAACg GCTAATGTTACTAGAAGAGAATCAAATTGCTTTCCATTCTCAAGATGGGATGATGgttgatgatgtcaaagattaCTCTCACCAAATCGCAGAGATGATTGGGCTGGGAAGTGATACAGAATTCCGTCAAGCTGGT GTGCGTACTGTACTAGATATTGGTTGTGGCTTTGGTAGCTTCGGTGCCCACCTACTCTCGTTGAACTTGATGGCTCTTTGTGTGGCAGCTTATGGGTCATCTGGTAGCCAAGTTCAGGTAGCACTCGAGAGAGGACTTCCTGCAGTCATCGGAAACTTTTTTTCGAAACAGCTACCATTTCCATCATTGTCTTATGACATGGTTCATTGTGCTCAGTGTGGAATCATTTGGGACAGCAAAG ATGGGCTGTTTCTTATTGAAATTGACCGTGTACTCAAGCCTGGAGGTTATTTTGTTTTAACCTCACCCACAACCCAGCAGCAGGGTAGTTCTATTAGTGCAAAGAAGGGAAGCATGTCTACTCCTTTGGAAGAGTTCACTAAGAAGCTCTGTTGGTCTCTATTGGAACAGCAAGAAGAAACTTTCATCTGGCAGAAGACAGTTGATTCCCAGTGCTATACATCTGG CAAGAAGGGTACTATACCAATTTGCAGAGGACAGGATATGCAACTGTACTACCAGCCACTTGCACATTGTATATCTGGAACAGGCAGTGACCGATGGGTCCCAATTCATAGCAGATCTGATTCTATGAACTCAACTGAGCTCAAAGTTCATG GAGTTCATCCCGACAATTTCTTTGAAGATTCAGAATTCTGGAAATCAACTGTGAGAAACTATTGGTCTTTGCTGTCACCCTTGATTTTCTCTGACCATCCAAAAAGGCCCGGTGATGACGATCCATTGCCTCCATATAATATGGTGCGGAATGTATTGGACATGAATGCTCATTATGGGGGTTTAAATGCCGCATTGTTGGAGGCAAGAAAATCAGTTTGGGTGATGAATGTTGTGCCTCTTGGGGTGCATAATACACTTCCCCTCATACTTGATCGAGGCTTTGCTGGCGTTCTGCATAACTG GTGTGAACCCTTTCCTACATATCCACGAACATATGATTTGCTCCATGGTAATGGACTTCTGTCACACCTTGCTTCACAAGGATGCAGTATAATTGAAGTACTTTTTGATATGGATCGTATCTTACGGCCTGAG GGATGGATTATTCTGTCTGATAAATTGGGCCCTATAGAGAAAGTGAGGATGTTAGCCACACAACTCCGCTGGGAAGCCAGGGTGATTGACCTCCAGGATGGAAGTGACCAGCGGTTACTCGCATGCCAAaaattatttgtgagaaagtgA
- the LOC132059841 gene encoding putative pentatricopeptide repeat-containing protein At1g26500 — translation MLRVRIFKSFTFLLSPHRHIQTSTTTNTIQFAPQLQSPNPIKPVNESHLLRVCTILYQQQHSSDQKLHNNLKKTSFDLTHEFFLQVCNKFHYSWRPIYKFYQFTKTQPQFTHTPTTFNKMLDVIGKSRNIDLFWEVLQETGKYQLVTPKTYIVGVKTLALARELKKCVEVFHLMNGFGYVYSVDVLNKVVEVLCRSKLVEEAEHVVVKLKDWIKPNGVTYKWLIYGFCDVGDMIEGSKIWNLMVDEGFEPDIASVEIMMETLFKNNKYVEALKIFQSVRVNRMSELGVETYRLVINWLCKKGKLGGSYVVFEEMQNRGIKPDNFILGSIMYGLMSRGRVMEAYRVVEGIEKPEISVYHGMIKGLLKLKRASEATRVFREMINRGCEPIMHTYVMLLQGHLGKRGRKGSDPLVNFDTIFVGGLVKAGKTLEANKYAERLLYRNVEVPRFDYNKFLHYYSNEEGVVMFDVMSKKLREVGHFDLADIFARYGEKMATRDRRRIRKTES, via the coding sequence ATGTTAAGAGTTAGGATTTTCAAGTCTTTCACATTCCTCCTATCACCCCATCGTCATATCCAAACCTCAACAACCACCAATACAATCCAATTTGCACCTCAACTCCAATCTCCAAACCCCATTAAACCAGTAAATGAATCCCACCTCTTAAGAGTCTGTACAATTCtctaccaacaacaacactcATCTGACCAAAAACTCCACAACAACCTTAAAAAAACATCCTTTGACCTCACCCATGAATTTTTCCTTCAAGTATGCAATAAATTCCACTATTCTTGGAGACCTATTTACAAATTCTATCAATTTACCAAAACCCAACCTCAGTTCACTCACACTCCTACAACCTTCAACAAAATGCTAGATGTAAttggaaaatcaagaaacattgaTCTTTTCTGGGAAGTCCTTCAAGAAACTGGAAAATATCAATTGGTCACACCTAAAACTTATATAGTTGGGGTAAAGACTTTAGCTTTAGCTAGGGAGTTGAAGAAATGTGTTGAAGTTTTTCATTTAATGAATGGGTTTGGATATGTGTATAGTGTGGATGTATTGAATAAGGTAGTTGAGGTTCTTTGTAGGTCTAAACTTGTTGAGGAGGCTGAACATGTTGTAGTGAAGTTGAAAGATTGGATAAAGCCAAATGGGGTTACTTATAAATGGCTGATATATGGTTTTTGTGATGTTGGTGATATGATTGAAGGTTCAAAGATTTGGAATTTAATGGTTGATGAAGGTTTTGAACCTGATATTGCATCTGTTGAGATTATGATGGAGACCCTTTTCAAGAATAATAAGTATGTTGAAGCGTTGAAGATTTTTCAATCGGTTAGAGTAAATAGGATGAGTGAATTAGGGGTTGAGACTTACAGGTTGGTGATTAATTGGTTGTGCAAGAAAGGGAAACTTGGAGGGAGTTATGTAGTGTTTGAAGAAATGCAAAATAGAGGGATTAAACCCGATAATTTTATATTGGGATCGATAATGTATGGGCTTATGAGTAGGGGACGGGTTATGGAGGCGTATAGGGTTGTCGAAGGAATAGAGAAGCCTGAGATAAGTGTTTATCATGGGATGATCAAGGggttgttgaagttgaaaagGGCAAGTGAAGCGACTCGAGTGTTTAGGGAGATGATAAATAGGGGATGCGAGCCGATAATGCATACGTATGTTATGTTGTTACAAGGGCATTTGGGGAAGAGAGGGAGGAAAGGATCGGATCCTCTTGTGAATTTCGACACCATTTTTGTAGGAGGTTTGGTTAAGGCAGGGAAGACGTTGGAGGCGAATAAATATGCGGAGAGATTACTGTACAGAAATGTTGAGGTGCCTAGGTTTGATTATAACAAGTTTTTGCATTATTATTCCAATGAGGAAGGTGTGGTTATGTTTGACGTGATGAGCAAAAAACTTAGAGAGGTTGGGCACTTTGATTTAGCTGATATATTTGCTAGGTATGGGGAGAAAATGGCAACTAGGGATAGGAGGAGAATTAGAAAAACAGAGTCATGA